A genomic window from Rhizobium sp. EC-SD404 includes:
- a CDS encoding DUF2493 domain-containing protein, whose protein sequence is MTEHADTTHRSATAIVLDELQLYGYRPFAGEPDPRPLPEADALQGALADIFDALIATLGDTRLEPDLEDLLWSTTNVFHRMAARVDRELDTNEQAQKRWQREQDGSEVRSVELEELTAQGITLIERRNAYEGMRDLAADLFEAHLGTAWHPHSGSHTNRRNLTASLIDSRDFLAAKRKTELEPLLPTGTKIALAGGADFGDHNAVWTALDRVHAKHADMVLLHGGSPKGAERIAACWADTRKCPQIVFKPDWTRHGKAAPFKRNDQLLDTLPIGLIVFPGSGITDNLADKAKRMGVPLYDFRPKNAGEP, encoded by the coding sequence ATGACCGAACACGCCGACACCACGCACCGCTCCGCGACCGCCATCGTCCTCGACGAGCTGCAACTCTACGGCTACCGCCCCTTCGCGGGCGAACCCGACCCGCGCCCGCTGCCCGAGGCCGACGCCCTGCAGGGCGCGCTCGCCGACATTTTCGACGCGCTGATCGCGACGCTTGGCGACACGCGGCTCGAACCCGATCTTGAAGACCTGCTCTGGTCGACCACCAACGTCTTCCACCGCATGGCGGCGCGGGTTGACCGCGAGCTCGACACCAACGAACAGGCGCAGAAGCGCTGGCAGCGCGAGCAGGACGGCTCCGAGGTCCGCTCGGTCGAACTCGAGGAGCTGACCGCGCAGGGCATCACGCTGATCGAACGGCGCAACGCCTACGAGGGCATGCGCGATCTTGCCGCCGACCTCTTCGAGGCGCATCTCGGCACGGCTTGGCATCCGCATTCCGGCTCGCACACGAACCGGCGCAACCTGACCGCATCGCTGATCGACAGCCGCGACTTCCTCGCCGCCAAGCGGAAGACCGAACTCGAACCGCTGCTGCCGACGGGCACCAAGATCGCGCTTGCCGGCGGCGCCGACTTCGGCGACCACAACGCCGTCTGGACCGCGCTCGACCGGGTGCACGCCAAGCACGCCGACATGGTGCTCCTGCATGGTGGATCGCCGAAGGGCGCCGAGCGGATCGCCGCCTGCTGGGCCGACACCCGTAAATGCCCGCAGATCGTCTTCAAGCCCGACTGGACCCGCCACGGCAAGGCCGCGCCGTTCAAGCGCAACGACCAGCTCCTCGACACCCTGCCGATCGGACTGATCGTCTTCCCGGGTTCCGGCATCACCGACAACCTCGCCGACAAGGCGAAGCGGATGGGTGTGCCGCTCTACGACTTCCGCCCCAAGAATGCGGGTGAACCATGA
- a CDS encoding restriction endonuclease subunit S: MKSDVEQDIDADLDAADDQPSEVSGSASAYPPSVQPGIPKLGRKPKGWTRAPIGDFLEPVVRPAKLVDDKRYQLVTAKRSRGGIVPREVLFGRDIRTKTQFFVEANDFLISRRQISHGACGLVPANLDGAVVSNEYVALKPKSGLDLRFLQHLSHSVYFQQTCFHSSIGVHVEKLVFKIEDWLEWEIDVPPKAEQRRIADILDAWDRAFGLIEMRFKAATKLKQGMLRRVFLSNTTEQQRADLERLKIGEIGDLIRGVSYDPATDLVQNLAPDSVRILTAANLSDFRLRLTGQEKHVRPNCAKARQFVHPGDFVICMSNGSSDLVGKAGLANLDFPNCAPGAFNAIFRPHNEEYRQIAINYFESEPYRRQLYVELAGSSINNLSNSALSEFEIVYSSLDMSVFHSIDSEVDAVKAQYRLLEEQKRGLMQKLLSGDMRLTSMEAAE; the protein is encoded by the coding sequence TTGAAGTCTGACGTCGAACAAGACATCGACGCCGACCTCGATGCGGCGGACGACCAACCTTCCGAAGTGTCTGGTAGCGCTAGCGCCTATCCGCCCAGCGTCCAGCCGGGAATCCCCAAGCTCGGGCGCAAACCGAAGGGTTGGACCCGGGCGCCCATTGGGGATTTCCTTGAGCCCGTCGTTCGTCCTGCGAAGCTGGTCGACGATAAGCGATATCAACTCGTCACCGCGAAGCGAAGCCGGGGGGGCATCGTTCCACGCGAGGTCTTGTTCGGCCGTGACATCCGCACCAAGACACAGTTCTTCGTCGAGGCGAATGATTTCCTTATCTCTCGCCGCCAAATCTCGCATGGTGCGTGCGGTTTGGTTCCGGCGAACCTCGATGGGGCAGTGGTGTCGAACGAGTACGTGGCGCTCAAGCCCAAGAGCGGACTCGACCTCCGCTTTCTGCAACACTTGTCACACTCCGTCTATTTTCAGCAGACATGCTTTCATTCGAGCATTGGCGTCCATGTCGAAAAGCTAGTTTTCAAGATCGAGGATTGGCTCGAATGGGAGATCGACGTACCGCCCAAGGCCGAACAACGGCGGATTGCAGACATTCTCGACGCTTGGGACCGAGCATTTGGTCTCATCGAAATGCGCTTCAAAGCTGCAACCAAGCTGAAGCAAGGCATGCTTCGCCGTGTCTTCTTAAGCAACACAACGGAACAGCAGAGAGCCGATCTAGAACGCCTCAAAATCGGGGAAATCGGAGATTTAATTCGAGGGGTTTCTTACGATCCAGCGACCGATTTGGTCCAAAACCTTGCTCCAGATTCTGTCCGCATTTTGACTGCTGCAAACCTCAGCGATTTTAGGCTACGCCTCACTGGCCAAGAGAAACACGTTAGGCCGAACTGCGCCAAAGCCCGCCAATTTGTCCATCCGGGTGACTTCGTCATTTGCATGTCAAATGGAAGTTCAGACCTCGTCGGCAAAGCAGGGCTGGCGAATTTAGATTTTCCGAACTGTGCGCCAGGCGCCTTCAACGCCATATTTCGACCGCATAACGAAGAATACCGACAAATAGCTATCAACTATTTCGAGTCTGAGCCCTATCGACGGCAGCTGTATGTCGAACTTGCCGGGTCCAGCATCAACAATCTATCGAACTCGGCCCTGTCTGAATTCGAGATTGTTTATTCATCCCTAGATATGAGCGTGTTCCATTCCATAGACTCCGAAGTCGATGCGGTTAAGGCGCAGTATCGCCTACTCGAAGAACAAAAACGCGGGCTCATGCAAAAGCTGCTCAGCGGCGACATGCGCCTCACGTCGATGGAGGCCGCTGAATGA
- a CDS encoding ParB/RepB/Spo0J family partition protein, translating to MTKSQKITLSASRDIPFNKLVLSQSNVRQIKAGVSIEELAEDIARRTLLASLTVRPVLDENGVETGMFEIPAGGRRYRALELLVKQRRLNKTAPVPCIVRTEGLAEEDSLAENVQRAPLHPLDQFRAFQAMREKGKSEEEIAAAFFVSASVVKQRLKLAAVAPSLLDAYAEEEMTLDQLMAFTVNPDHERQEQVWEALKRHYSKQPYEIRRMLTEGAVRASDRRAQFVGLDNYVEAGGEVLRDLFQTDDGGWLQDAALLETMVAEKLNEEAEAIRAEGWKWIEVGTDFPYGHTYGMRRIRGEAEPMSDEEDASYSALKVEYKKLEEDFAEADELPEEVDARLGEIETAMEALQDRPIQFDAEELAISGAFVSVDGSGRLRVERGYVRPEDEPVEETADIPEGDFVDPVTDNTDGDIGKVADEPEEDEDDGTKPLSDRLVCELTAHRTIALRDALANDPQTAYLAALHAMAMRLFYHYGQESCVEIEPRSTSFGAQAPGLGDTAYAQSIDARIESWTKALPKRAEDLWDALTEFDCDSRDALFAHCVAMTVNAVQEPHYRKPRALAHAGVLAATLGLDMAKVGWAPSADNYLGRVTKAQILKAVREAKGDKQADRIAGLKKPDMVAAAEELLASTSWLPQPLRTPALVEKPDEPEFEIVEVVEDGEGESAANGGESAMGDSEPIDEDEDVAAFA from the coding sequence ATGACCAAGTCACAAAAGATCACCCTCAGCGCCTCGCGCGACATCCCCTTCAACAAGCTGGTGCTCAGCCAATCGAACGTCCGGCAGATCAAGGCTGGCGTCTCGATCGAGGAGCTGGCCGAGGACATCGCCCGACGCACACTGTTGGCGAGCCTCACCGTTCGGCCCGTGCTCGACGAGAACGGCGTGGAGACCGGCATGTTCGAGATCCCGGCCGGCGGCCGCCGCTACCGCGCCCTCGAACTCCTCGTGAAGCAGCGCCGGCTCAACAAGACTGCACCGGTGCCCTGCATCGTGCGCACCGAGGGCCTTGCCGAGGAGGACAGCCTCGCCGAGAACGTCCAGCGCGCGCCGCTGCATCCGCTCGACCAGTTCCGCGCCTTCCAGGCGATGCGCGAGAAGGGCAAGTCGGAGGAGGAGATCGCCGCAGCGTTCTTCGTCTCCGCCAGCGTCGTCAAGCAGCGCCTGAAGCTCGCCGCCGTCGCGCCTTCGCTGCTCGACGCCTATGCCGAGGAGGAGATGACGCTCGACCAGCTCATGGCCTTCACCGTCAATCCCGACCACGAGCGCCAGGAACAGGTCTGGGAGGCGCTGAAGCGCCACTACTCGAAGCAGCCTTACGAAATCCGCCGCATGCTGACCGAGGGCGCGGTTCGCGCCTCTGACCGGCGGGCGCAGTTCGTCGGACTCGACAACTATGTCGAGGCGGGCGGCGAGGTGCTGCGTGATCTCTTCCAGACCGACGATGGCGGCTGGCTGCAGGACGCGGCGCTCTTGGAGACCATGGTCGCCGAGAAGCTGAACGAGGAGGCCGAAGCCATCCGCGCCGAGGGTTGGAAGTGGATCGAGGTCGGCACCGACTTCCCCTACGGCCACACCTACGGGATGCGGCGCATCCGCGGCGAGGCCGAACCGATGAGCGACGAGGAGGACGCATCCTATTCCGCGCTCAAAGTCGAGTACAAGAAGCTCGAGGAGGACTTTGCCGAGGCGGACGAGCTCCCCGAGGAGGTCGATGCGCGGCTTGGCGAGATCGAGACGGCGATGGAGGCGCTGCAGGACCGGCCCATCCAGTTCGATGCGGAGGAACTCGCCATCTCGGGCGCCTTCGTCAGCGTCGACGGGTCCGGGCGGCTTCGGGTCGAGCGCGGCTATGTCAGGCCCGAGGATGAACCGGTCGAGGAAACCGCAGACATTCCGGAAGGCGATTTCGTCGATCCGGTCACGGACAATACCGACGGCGACATTGGCAAAGTCGCCGACGAACCGGAGGAAGACGAGGACGACGGGACGAAGCCGCTCTCCGACCGGCTCGTCTGCGAACTGACCGCCCACCGGACGATTGCTTTGCGCGACGCGCTGGCGAACGATCCGCAGACCGCCTACCTCGCCGCGCTCCACGCAATGGCTATGCGACTATTCTACCACTACGGCCAGGAGAGCTGCGTCGAGATCGAGCCGCGTTCCACCAGCTTCGGCGCGCAGGCGCCGGGCCTTGGCGACACGGCCTACGCGCAGTCGATCGATGCCCGCATCGAGAGCTGGACCAAGGCGCTCCCCAAGCGCGCCGAGGATCTGTGGGACGCGCTCACGGAGTTCGACTGCGACAGCCGCGACGCGCTGTTCGCCCACTGCGTCGCAATGACTGTCAACGCCGTCCAGGAGCCGCACTACCGCAAGCCCCGGGCGCTTGCGCATGCCGGCGTGCTCGCGGCGACGCTCGGGCTGGACATGGCGAAGGTTGGATGGGCGCCCAGCGCTGACAACTATCTCGGCCGGGTCACCAAAGCGCAGATTCTCAAGGCGGTGCGCGAGGCGAAGGGCGACAAGCAGGCCGACCGGATCGCGGGCCTCAAGAAGCCCGACATGGTCGCGGCCGCCGAGGAACTGCTCGCGAGCACCAGCTGGTTGCCCCAACCTCTGCGCACGCCCGCGCTCGTCGAGAAGCCCGACGAGCCGGAATTCGAGATCGTCGAGGTGGTCGAGGACGGCGAAGGGGAGTCGGCCGCGAACGGCGGCGAATCGGCCATGGGCGATTCCGAGCCGATTGACGAAGATGAAGACGTCGCCGCCTTCGCCTGA
- a CDS encoding helix-turn-helix transcriptional regulator, translating into MTIRDILARNLRKYRQAVGLSQEELAHRAEIDRTYISSIERCQYAASIDVIERLARELGVKPAALLNDEDEA; encoded by the coding sequence ATGACGATCCGCGACATACTGGCCAGAAATCTCAGGAAATATCGGCAGGCTGTGGGCCTGTCTCAGGAGGAACTGGCGCACCGCGCGGAGATCGACCGGACCTATATCAGCTCGATCGAGCGCTGCCAGTATGCGGCAAGCATCGACGTGATCGAGCGTCTCGCGCGCGAGCTTGGCGTCAAGCCAGCCGCGCTGCTCAATGATGAGGACGAGGCCTGA
- a CDS encoding DUF2285 domain-containing protein, whose translation MTDLPQAPLANAPPAEDRVTVYDRDHLKLYMRLLDANAEGASLPEIARILFGIDAEAEPERARRVHDSHLGRARWMTEHGYRDLLRHELP comes from the coding sequence ATGACTGATTTGCCGCAAGCGCCGCTCGCCAACGCGCCGCCCGCAGAGGATCGCGTCACGGTCTACGACCGCGATCACCTCAAACTCTATATGCGCCTGCTCGACGCCAACGCGGAAGGCGCCTCCCTCCCCGAGATCGCGCGCATCCTGTTCGGCATCGACGCCGAGGCTGAGCCGGAGCGCGCCCGCCGCGTCCATGACAGCCATCTGGGGCGCGCCCGCTGGATGACCGAGCACGGCTATCGCGACCTGCTCCGCCACGAACTGCCCTGA
- a CDS encoding toprim domain-containing protein, with translation MESMASEIAQRLSRDAEAVCRHYLSSGRRQGRYWIVGDAENTPGRSLYVRLTGPTSGKGAAGKWTDAATGEHGDLLDLISANLRLSSLGEALDEARRFLSLPRPNPQPRTPQTRAQTGSPEAARRLWAMGSPVAGTLAERYLTGRGIVGKRTISALRFHPSCYYWREDEADAAEPETWPALLAKVTDIGGSLTGLHRTWLDPETADKAPLDPNRKAMGALLGHGVRIGRTTDILGVGEGLETMLSLRMALPDLPVIAALSASHLAALDLPDCLGRLYIAVDSDDAGRNAAEALGERARIAGIETLPLTCRREDANEDLRAFGLDDLRAYLRPQLAPQDVERLLPSSAA, from the coding sequence ATGGAGAGCATGGCATCCGAAATCGCACAGCGTCTCTCGCGGGACGCGGAGGCGGTTTGTCGCCACTACCTTTCGAGCGGCCGCCGACAGGGCCGCTACTGGATTGTCGGCGACGCCGAGAACACGCCCGGGCGCAGCCTCTATGTGCGCCTGACTGGCCCCACTTCTGGCAAGGGCGCGGCCGGGAAATGGACCGACGCGGCGACGGGCGAGCACGGCGATCTGCTCGATCTCATCTCGGCCAATCTGCGGCTCTCGTCACTCGGCGAAGCGCTGGACGAGGCCCGGCGCTTTCTCAGTCTGCCGCGACCTAACCCACAGCCACGCACTCCGCAAACGAGGGCGCAGACCGGATCGCCCGAAGCCGCGCGCAGGCTCTGGGCGATGGGTTCGCCCGTGGCTGGGACGCTAGCCGAACGGTATCTCACCGGGCGCGGGATCGTCGGCAAGCGGACTATCAGTGCGCTGCGTTTCCACCCGTCCTGCTATTACTGGCGCGAGGACGAGGCTGACGCCGCCGAACCGGAAACCTGGCCGGCGCTGCTCGCGAAGGTCACCGACATCGGCGGGTCGCTGACCGGGCTGCACCGGACCTGGCTCGATCCCGAGACAGCGGACAAGGCGCCGCTCGACCCGAACCGGAAGGCGATGGGCGCCCTCCTCGGTCATGGCGTGCGGATCGGGCGGACCACCGACATTCTCGGAGTCGGCGAAGGCCTTGAAACCATGCTCTCGTTGCGGATGGCGCTGCCCGACCTGCCCGTCATCGCGGCGCTCTCCGCCAGTCACCTCGCCGCACTTGATCTGCCGGACTGCCTCGGACGCCTCTACATCGCGGTGGATTCGGACGACGCGGGCCGAAACGCGGCAGAAGCGTTGGGCGAGCGCGCGCGGATCGCCGGAATCGAGACCTTGCCCCTCACGTGTCGGCGTGAGGACGCCAACGAGGATCTTCGTGCTTTCGGTCTCGACGATCTCCGAGCGTATCTGAGGCCCCAGCTCGCCCCGCAGGACGTCGAACGCCTGCTGCCATCCTCCGCCGCCTGA
- a CDS encoding DUF2285 domain-containing protein, translating to MATPASQTGGCDFPVDPELDAPDAPVFWNPEEAPAVAQYIAPLPTDLQSSSLARLVQPPQTRSEAGLTWARLDDGTVLVGEVDDLDLRPLGILLPLDESWPIRLAAANGIYCALIERTADPPLSRQRRDRLKRALRCVDAIASGASYRDVATAFFGTRRLQAEPWKTSSIKAQVVRLTAYGRKMVGGGYRELLRGRSR from the coding sequence ATGGCGACACCCGCGTCGCAGACTGGGGGTTGCGATTTCCCGGTCGATCCGGAGCTCGACGCCCCCGACGCGCCGGTGTTCTGGAACCCGGAGGAAGCACCGGCCGTCGCCCAATACATCGCGCCGCTTCCAACCGACCTGCAGAGCTCTTCGTTGGCTCGGCTCGTGCAGCCGCCGCAGACGCGCAGCGAAGCTGGCCTCACATGGGCCCGGCTCGATGATGGGACGGTACTCGTCGGCGAAGTCGATGATCTCGACCTGAGGCCGCTGGGCATCCTCCTCCCGCTCGACGAGAGCTGGCCGATACGGCTCGCTGCGGCCAACGGGATCTACTGCGCGCTGATCGAGCGGACGGCCGACCCGCCGCTGTCCCGCCAGCGCCGTGACCGACTCAAGCGCGCCTTGAGGTGCGTGGACGCCATCGCCAGCGGAGCAAGCTACCGTGACGTCGCGACTGCCTTTTTCGGCACGCGTCGACTGCAAGCGGAACCTTGGAAAACCAGCTCGATCAAGGCTCAGGTCGTGCGTCTTACCGCGTATGGAAGGAAAATGGTCGGCGGTGGCTACCGGGAACTTCTGCGAGGTCGCAGCCGCTAA
- a CDS encoding DUF6119 family protein translates to MSNTQKLSIRLLRHGLTPADAVREGVDLTAWPKLEGALISLATLGGGVPKWAHFLELSEDEKKRIFNHTASGLVFVQAASRWFAISFGMGHVKLDPAAFEQDFGLRVVLNAVDPKQLKSADVRTPDENTLSRRTQTSRGSDQTAFAIDIERDLVRGLAGTPKDAAFGSYVAGTDGLTLNRKLEVGGLAQACADAYAIYQKTDYKADFTWIDQIRHIRDQALIEKLDAKLIEAMAKAVDNGEAEGIHLAFPVIYDPEKSSLIRYKGFNSWQLYADLDLPGYLDALKERKRTAYTDENLRNHTVHEVDDDGHDCGGKWKLRECVIFETDLDGSTYVLSGGRWYQIDQDLAKEVREFFDKTPKIKLPEAEADETEEIYNKRIAGLDADMICLDRRLIKPTGWSTTMEACDFLSRDRQLIHIKDKTSSSRLSHLFSQGTVSARVLAIDPPSRDSVRAKVITVQGETGQAGYEDILPKSDEHFTRSDFTVVYGVIVASEQPKLPFFSLVSFRQAARELDALGYRYAFAWIEKPKTASKGKAKRGAKGEVAEPEVVE, encoded by the coding sequence ATGAGCAACACCCAAAAGCTCTCCATCCGACTGTTGCGCCATGGCCTGACGCCCGCCGACGCCGTGCGCGAGGGCGTCGACCTAACGGCGTGGCCTAAACTCGAAGGAGCCCTCATTTCCCTAGCTACGCTCGGTGGCGGCGTGCCGAAATGGGCGCATTTCCTCGAGTTGTCCGAAGATGAGAAGAAGCGAATCTTCAACCACACGGCGTCTGGCCTAGTTTTCGTTCAGGCGGCCAGCCGTTGGTTTGCCATCTCGTTCGGGATGGGTCATGTCAAACTCGACCCTGCCGCGTTCGAGCAGGATTTCGGGCTGCGCGTGGTTCTCAACGCGGTAGACCCCAAACAGCTCAAAAGCGCCGATGTTCGCACGCCTGACGAGAACACGCTGTCCCGCCGGACGCAAACGAGCCGGGGTTCGGATCAGACTGCCTTCGCCATCGACATCGAACGGGACCTGGTCCGCGGCTTGGCTGGAACTCCGAAGGACGCCGCCTTCGGCTCCTACGTTGCAGGAACGGACGGTCTGACCCTTAACCGAAAACTTGAGGTGGGCGGCCTCGCGCAGGCCTGCGCCGACGCCTACGCAATCTATCAGAAGACGGACTACAAGGCCGATTTCACCTGGATCGATCAGATCCGGCACATCCGCGATCAAGCCTTGATTGAAAAACTCGACGCCAAACTCATCGAAGCGATGGCGAAGGCAGTCGACAATGGAGAGGCTGAGGGCATCCATCTGGCCTTCCCGGTGATCTACGATCCCGAAAAGTCCAGCCTCATCCGATATAAGGGCTTTAACAGCTGGCAACTCTACGCGGACCTCGATCTGCCCGGATATCTCGACGCGCTCAAGGAGCGTAAGAGGACCGCGTACACAGACGAAAACTTGCGTAACCATACGGTTCATGAGGTCGACGACGACGGCCATGACTGCGGCGGCAAATGGAAACTCCGCGAGTGCGTGATCTTCGAGACCGATCTCGATGGATCGACCTACGTGCTGTCCGGTGGCCGCTGGTATCAGATTGACCAAGATTTGGCGAAGGAGGTGCGGGAGTTCTTCGACAAGACGCCGAAGATCAAGCTGCCCGAGGCCGAAGCCGACGAAACCGAGGAAATCTACAATAAGCGTATCGCCGGTCTCGACGCGGACATGATCTGCCTCGATCGCCGCCTCATTAAACCGACAGGCTGGTCGACAACGATGGAGGCCTGCGACTTCCTCAGCCGCGACCGGCAACTCATTCACATCAAAGATAAGACGTCATCGTCGCGCCTCAGCCATCTCTTCAGTCAAGGAACGGTGTCCGCTCGTGTTCTTGCCATTGATCCACCCTCACGTGACAGCGTGCGCGCCAAAGTGATCACCGTCCAAGGCGAAACCGGACAAGCGGGCTATGAGGACATTCTTCCGAAATCCGACGAGCACTTCACCCGGTCCGATTTTACCGTCGTGTACGGCGTGATCGTTGCTTCCGAGCAACCAAAGCTGCCGTTCTTCAGCCTTGTATCGTTCCGGCAGGCCGCGCGCGAGCTCGATGCGCTTGGCTACAGATACGCTTTCGCCTGGATCGAAAAGCCGAAGACGGCTTCTAAGGGCAAGGCGAAACGCGGCGCCAAAGGCGAAGTCGCCGAGCCGGAGGTCGTTGAATGA
- a CDS encoding type I restriction-modification system subunit M, which yields MARTEDINNAVWAACDTFRGVIDAEQYKNYILALLFLAYISDVWNKHYEEMLEEFCDHPQRDLRIRRRLERERFKLKEIEYRNEKGEVVETFLSSFDSLYERRNRDNVGELINMVLDAIEQANEPKLNGVFRNIDFNSEISLGQTKDRNRRLKNVLEDFAKPSLNLSAVSEDVIGEAYIYLIEQFAADAGKKAGEFFTPRKVSEVVAKLAAPKDGALICDPACGSGSLLLRAGEEVGTNNFRLYGQDANGQTVALARMNMFLHGRDAADIRWCDTINGPTLLEGDHLMRFDTVVANPPFSLDKWGAENAENDPFRRFARGVPPKSKGDYAFILHMLAIARPGEGRVAVVAPHGVLFRGGAEGRIRESIVHDNLLDVVVGLPAQLFPTTGIPVCIMVFDRARESGGAREGERDVLFIDASREYGSGKRQNQLRDEDVAKIVSTARERREIERYSHRAAFEEIERNKFNLNIPRYVDTFEPEPEIDIQAVQDEIRELDRQLAETRAEMNRYLKELGIEV from the coding sequence ATGGCAAGGACAGAAGACATCAACAATGCGGTATGGGCGGCGTGCGACACGTTCCGTGGCGTGATCGATGCCGAGCAATACAAGAACTATATCCTCGCGCTGCTATTCCTGGCATACATCAGCGACGTCTGGAACAAGCACTACGAAGAGATGCTGGAGGAGTTTTGCGACCATCCCCAGCGCGATCTCCGCATCCGTCGGCGTCTCGAGCGCGAGCGGTTCAAGCTCAAGGAAATCGAGTACCGCAACGAGAAGGGCGAAGTCGTCGAGACCTTCCTCTCGAGCTTCGACAGTCTATACGAGCGCCGCAACCGGGACAATGTCGGCGAATTGATCAACATGGTGCTCGACGCCATCGAACAGGCGAACGAGCCGAAGCTGAACGGCGTCTTCCGCAACATCGATTTCAACTCGGAGATCAGTCTCGGTCAGACAAAGGACCGCAACCGTCGCCTGAAGAATGTGCTGGAAGACTTCGCCAAACCTAGCCTCAATCTCAGCGCCGTCAGCGAGGACGTGATCGGCGAAGCCTACATCTACCTCATCGAGCAGTTCGCCGCCGACGCCGGGAAGAAGGCCGGGGAGTTCTTCACCCCGCGCAAGGTCTCGGAAGTCGTGGCCAAACTGGCCGCGCCGAAGGACGGCGCGCTGATCTGCGACCCTGCCTGCGGCTCGGGCTCGCTTCTCCTCCGCGCCGGCGAGGAAGTCGGCACCAACAACTTCCGCCTCTATGGTCAGGATGCGAACGGCCAGACCGTCGCGCTCGCGCGCATGAACATGTTCCTGCACGGACGGGACGCGGCCGACATCCGCTGGTGCGACACGATCAACGGGCCGACCCTGCTCGAAGGCGATCATCTGATGCGCTTCGACACCGTCGTCGCCAATCCGCCATTCAGCCTCGACAAATGGGGGGCGGAGAACGCCGAGAACGATCCTTTCCGCCGCTTTGCACGCGGGGTCCCACCGAAGTCGAAGGGCGACTATGCCTTCATCCTCCACATGCTGGCGATCGCCCGCCCCGGGGAGGGGCGCGTGGCCGTCGTCGCGCCGCACGGCGTTCTCTTTCGAGGCGGCGCCGAAGGACGCATCCGTGAAAGCATCGTGCACGACAACCTTCTCGACGTGGTCGTCGGTCTGCCCGCGCAGCTCTTCCCGACGACGGGCATTCCGGTCTGCATCATGGTGTTCGACCGCGCCCGCGAGTCGGGCGGCGCGCGTGAAGGCGAGCGCGACGTGCTCTTCATCGATGCGAGCCGCGAATACGGCTCTGGCAAGCGCCAGAACCAGCTCCGCGACGAGGATGTGGCCAAGATCGTCTCGACGGCGCGCGAGCGCCGGGAGATCGAGCGCTATTCACACCGCGCCGCGTTCGAGGAGATCGAACGCAACAAGTTCAATCTTAATATCCCGCGCTACGTCGATACCTTCGAGCCCGAGCCAGAAATCGACATCCAGGCGGTGCAGGACGAGATCCGCGAGCTCGACCGGCAATTGGCCGAAACGCGCGCCGAGATGAACCGCTATCTGAAGGAGCTCGGCATTGAAGTCTGA
- a CDS encoding DUF736 domain-containing protein, with product MATIGTFKKTGNEYVGEIVTLSVQAKNVRIVPEETGANGNAPSHRVFVGRAEIGAAWSKTSNEGRDYLSLKLDDPSFTQPIYANLFDDTVVEGEESFSLIWSRARRQNGD from the coding sequence ATGGCCACCATCGGAACCTTCAAGAAGACCGGCAACGAATACGTCGGCGAGATCGTCACCCTGAGCGTACAGGCGAAGAACGTCCGCATCGTCCCGGAAGAGACCGGCGCCAACGGTAACGCTCCGAGCCACCGCGTCTTCGTGGGCCGCGCCGAGATCGGCGCCGCCTGGTCCAAGACCTCGAACGAGGGCCGCGACTATCTGAGCCTCAAGCTCGACGACCCGAGCTTCACCCAGCCGATCTACGCCAACCTCTTCGACGACACCGTCGTCGAGGGCGAGGAGAGCTTCAGCCTCATCTGGTCGCGGGCCCGCCGCCAGAACGGCGACTGA